One genomic region from Listeria monocytogenes encodes:
- a CDS encoding MFS transporter: MAGSSTSKKGTIAVSLTNYLDSGCIVAGASGLTLWATQFGLSSFAVGLLGAVSANAFGSAIGALIGGHLADKYGRKFIYTYNMLVYMLGVTIIMFAMNFPMLLIGFLVTGLSVGAGVPASWTYISEMADPSIRARNIGISQFAWSCGPAIIFTLGIIVSPLGLLGNRLLFLSLLIVAFVAWQLQRKLEESKDWEAEQVKMKESGNRLEHPFKTAFSSMVNVKSVLFLVGVYLFWNLVAGAMGFFMPFVYETVGGLSNTQANLLQAVLWILTAASTYFGFAKFGDRVSHRGLFFVGALMAVASWVVLTFVGMSWVGLWTFVILWGISAGIGAQAFYALWSTELFPTKYRGGVQGVMFFLVRGSTGVWSIVFPVILANLGFTVAGTIMIGLLTVSLLIGVIWAPKTRGRSLDDITKERYGNTID; the protein is encoded by the coding sequence ATGGCTGGATCGAGTACAAGTAAAAAAGGAACGATAGCAGTATCTTTGACGAACTATTTAGATTCTGGATGTATTGTAGCGGGAGCAAGTGGACTAACTTTGTGGGCAACACAATTCGGACTTAGCAGTTTTGCGGTGGGATTACTTGGGGCTGTGAGCGCGAATGCGTTTGGTTCTGCAATTGGCGCACTTATTGGTGGTCATTTAGCAGATAAATATGGACGAAAATTTATTTATACGTATAACATGTTGGTGTATATGCTTGGAGTTACAATTATTATGTTTGCGATGAACTTCCCAATGTTATTAATTGGGTTTTTAGTTACAGGCCTTTCTGTAGGGGCTGGGGTTCCGGCTTCATGGACATATATTTCTGAAATGGCGGATCCTAGTATACGAGCTAGAAATATTGGTATATCTCAATTTGCTTGGTCATGTGGGCCAGCAATTATCTTTACTTTAGGAATTATTGTATCTCCACTTGGACTTTTAGGTAACCGCTTACTTTTCTTATCTTTATTGATTGTAGCATTTGTAGCTTGGCAGTTGCAGCGCAAACTAGAGGAGTCGAAGGACTGGGAAGCGGAGCAAGTGAAAATGAAAGAAAGTGGTAATCGTTTGGAACATCCTTTTAAAACAGCATTTTCTAGTATGGTAAATGTAAAATCAGTACTTTTCTTAGTGGGTGTGTACTTATTTTGGAATTTAGTAGCGGGTGCAATGGGATTCTTTATGCCGTTTGTATATGAAACGGTGGGTGGTCTTTCTAATACACAAGCGAATTTATTGCAAGCTGTATTATGGATACTCACAGCAGCTTCTACATACTTTGGCTTTGCTAAATTTGGTGATCGAGTAAGTCATCGTGGGTTGTTTTTTGTAGGGGCTTTAATGGCAGTTGCTTCTTGGGTTGTACTTACTTTTGTTGGAATGTCTTGGGTTGGCTTATGGACATTTGTTATTTTATGGGGTATTTCAGCAGGTATTGGTGCACAAGCTTTTTACGCACTTTGGTCCACAGAACTTTTCCCAACAAAATATCGTGGTGGGGTTCAAGGCGTGATGTTTTTCTTAGTTCGTGGTAGTACAGGTGTCTGGTCGATTGTCTTCCCAGTAATCTTGGCAAATCTTGGCTTTACTGTGGCGGGGACAATTATGATTGGTTTACTTACAGTGTCGCTTTTAATCGGTGTAATTTGGGCGCCGAAAACACGTGGCAGATCACTTGATGATATTA
- a CDS encoding helix-turn-helix domain-containing protein, with amino-acid sequence MEALNKKLFRLNSKEKIQKSTGTFVPDLPNGSFLKENGSMELLNDYFFKNKDIYISKHNRFADYPYHTHQFLELNYMYSGSSEQIIEGNKETLHEGELLLLDSGCHHSIKATGEKDILINILFRDQQISLEWLTSIKKKNSLLFDFLLHSSVSEQSLKKYIIFQSAQIPHIQQILNQIITEYFLEEEFSSRIITLYLPILFTELVRKCDTYLADDLTNSQSSTTSTMLEVIKLIESNYRTITLTSAADTLGYNKNYLSNFIKKNTNFTFTELVNKQKMLAANLLIETTSTPIELIIEKVGFSNKTYFYSLYKRTFNLLPNEVRNKK; translated from the coding sequence ATGGAAGCGCTTAATAAAAAATTATTTCGCCTAAATTCAAAAGAAAAAATCCAAAAAAGCACTGGCACTTTTGTTCCCGATTTACCCAATGGATCCTTTTTAAAAGAGAACGGCAGCATGGAATTATTAAATGATTATTTCTTCAAAAACAAAGACATTTATATAAGCAAACACAACCGATTTGCCGACTACCCATACCATACGCATCAATTTCTTGAACTAAATTACATGTATTCAGGAAGCTCTGAACAAATCATTGAAGGAAATAAAGAAACTTTACATGAAGGAGAACTTTTACTTTTAGACAGCGGCTGCCATCATTCCATAAAAGCAACAGGCGAAAAGGACATTCTCATCAACATCCTTTTTCGTGACCAACAAATCAGCCTAGAATGGCTAACGAGTATAAAGAAAAAAAACAGCCTTCTATTCGACTTTCTTCTTCATTCCAGCGTAAGCGAGCAATCTTTAAAGAAATATATTATTTTTCAAAGTGCGCAAATTCCGCATATCCAACAAATTTTAAACCAAATTATCACAGAATATTTTTTAGAAGAAGAATTTTCATCAAGAATTATCACTCTTTATTTGCCAATTCTGTTCACTGAACTGGTACGTAAATGTGATACATATTTAGCTGATGATCTTACCAACTCACAATCAAGCACCACTTCCACCATGCTCGAAGTTATTAAGCTTATAGAATCCAACTATCGCACAATCACATTAACAAGTGCCGCGGATACATTAGGTTACAATAAAAATTACCTCAGTAACTTTATTAAAAAAAATACCAATTTCACTTTTACCGAACTAGTCAATAAACAAAAAATGCTTGCAGCAAATCTTTTAATTGAAACCACTTCCACTCCAATTGAGTTGATTATTGAAAAAGTTGGATTTAGTAACAAAACTTACTTCTACTCCTTATACAAAAGAACTTTCAATCTATTACCCAATGAAGTAAGAAATAAAAAATAA
- a CDS encoding ASCH domain-containing protein, which yields MVVYKGSVHEMWQKYRAEHPMITSKFEAWSFGNSARMANELGGLVMDGIKTGTSSLFYWYDQGGETMPSVGSHVVLLDGNEEAIGIIKLIGVTIMPFNEVPETFAYLEGEGDRTLEYWRKVHTSFFTNECVELGIPFEEDALVVCEEFEVVYK from the coding sequence GTGGTAGTTTATAAGGGTTCGGTTCATGAAATGTGGCAGAAATACCGGGCAGAGCACCCGATGATTACAAGTAAGTTTGAGGCATGGTCATTTGGTAACTCAGCTAGGATGGCAAATGAGCTTGGTGGGCTTGTTATGGATGGGATAAAAACCGGTACGAGCAGCTTGTTCTATTGGTATGATCAAGGCGGGGAAACAATGCCATCTGTTGGTTCACATGTAGTGCTTTTAGATGGTAATGAAGAAGCAATAGGGATTATCAAGTTAATAGGTGTAACTATTATGCCTTTTAATGAAGTGCCGGAAACATTTGCTTACTTAGAAGGAGAAGGAGACCGGACGCTGGAATATTGGCGAAAAGTACATACTTCCTTTTTCACTAATGAATGCGTGGAGTTAGGTATTCCATTTGAAGAAGATGCTCTGGTTGTTTGTGAAGAGTTTGAGGTTGTTTATAAATAG
- the jag gene encoding RNA-binding cell elongation regulator Jag/EloR — MRDITAQGSNVEEAIQNALATLETTRDKVEVEVLDEGKKGIFGIGSRLAMVKVIEKEDGIQVAIDYLLDVATKMGAVITIDVEEVGKDVKLQIKGDSLGMLIGKHGQTLNALQYLTQLIANKTTSQYKNIIVNVGDYRERRHETLVILANKMADKALKTKRAVHLEPMPSFERKIIHAILSENEQIETHSEGRDPYRYIVIKPVRK; from the coding sequence GTGAGAGATATAACTGCGCAAGGCTCAAACGTTGAAGAAGCTATCCAAAATGCATTAGCCACTTTAGAAACAACACGCGACAAGGTCGAAGTAGAAGTTCTAGACGAAGGTAAAAAAGGTATTTTCGGAATTGGTTCAAGACTGGCTATGGTAAAAGTAATTGAAAAAGAAGATGGTATCCAAGTAGCGATTGATTATCTTTTAGATGTTGCTACCAAGATGGGTGCAGTAATCACAATCGATGTAGAAGAAGTTGGTAAAGATGTGAAGTTGCAAATTAAAGGTGACAGTCTAGGTATGCTAATCGGCAAACACGGTCAAACCCTTAATGCTCTTCAATACTTAACACAATTAATTGCTAATAAAACAACGAGCCAATACAAAAACATTATTGTTAATGTAGGGGATTATCGTGAAAGACGTCATGAAACATTAGTAATTTTAGCAAACAAAATGGCAGATAAAGCTCTTAAAACGAAGCGCGCTGTTCATTTAGAACCAATGCCTTCATTTGAAAGAAAAATTATTCATGCTATTTTAAGCGAGAATGAACAAATTGAAACGCATTCTGAAGGACGCGATCCTTACCGTTATATTGTGATTAAGCCAGTTCGAAAATAA